A region from the Phyllopteryx taeniolatus isolate TA_2022b unplaced genomic scaffold, UOR_Ptae_1.2 contig_24, whole genome shotgun sequence genome encodes:
- the dpy19l3 gene encoding probable C-mannosyltransferase DPY19L3 isoform X1 yields the protein MAALRQRKGSRGKEPPQSPHADSQPQQRHQANCCSRHHRHHHDDLLQGDWSWGCIVWTSVGWSVSVGLGLLCCMYMATLHENDLWFSNIKEVEREISFRTECGLYYSYYKQLLNAPSIQEGLSELIHDNLTESKRTINLLQRMNIYQEVFLSVLYRLLPIQSYLEPMYFYIYSVFSLQAVYVMALYLTAWLLSGSWVAGALAAVWYILNRVDTTRVEFTISLRENWSLPFLALQVATITCYLRPQLGTLQQKVMVWLMYVCSLCFCVTWQFNQFIFLVQALVVYTLDCVDVLTTAQVTTLYLVQVSALLSVWLLQFFNAMILGSLVLSFIVAALIVRHFHRSLKTGSVLVRVFKLFIHSTAVLLLTFALNFTAKKVLQLRSDEHIFKFIKSKFAWGPTRDFDANLYLCEEAFGALPLDTLERLSATLLLGPYALTLVLMGGTLALAALRNLRPKGGAAERKVEGPAAAAASFRPDVAYNLLHTLFYGLLAFSTMRMKYIWTGHMCAVAAYGVCGRDVWTMLLHALRCNTKFIVRLARYAAPLAVMVFLYYKFWPKMVEELSDLREFYDPDTVELMTWISTKTPERAVLAGSMQLLAGIKLCTGRVITNHPHYEDKDLRDRTKQVYQVYAHRSPQEVHSILQSLGADYVVLENSICYERRHRRGCRLRDLLDLANGHIMDGEGDNEADLVAAAHPRFCDAVKTDSPEYSALFKRTFQNKTFHVYRVRKKVKKSEKNL from the exons ATGGCAGCCCTGCGCCAGAGGAAGGGCAGCCGGGGTAAGGAGCCCCCACAGAGCCCCCATGCAGACTCTCAGCCTCAGCAGCGTCACCAGGCCAACTGTTGCTCCCGGCATCATCGTCATCACCATGACGACCTTCTGCAGG GTGATTGGTCGTGGGGGTgtatcgtgtggacatcggtgGGCTGGTCGGTGTCGGTCGGTCTGGGCCTGCTGTGCTGCATGTACATGGCCACGCTGCACGAGAACGACCTGTGGTTCTCCAACATCAAG GAGGTGGAGCGTGAGATCTCCTTCCGGACCGAGTGTGGACTGTACTACTCGTACTACAAGCAATTGTTGAACGCTCCATCCATACAGGAAG GATTGTCTGAGTTGATTCACGATAACTTGACGGAGTCTAAGCGGACCATCAACCTCCTGCAGAGGATGAACATCTACCAGGAGGTCTTCCTCAGTGTTCTTTACAGGCTGCTGCCCATAcag TCCTACCTGGAGCCCATGTACTTCTACATCTACAGCGTGTTCTCGCTGCAGGCGGTGTACGTGATGGCGCTGTACCTGACAGCGTGGCTCCTGTCCGGCTCATGGGTGGCCGGCGCGCTGGCCGCTGTCTGGTACATCCTCAACAG GGTGGACACGACCCGTGTGGAGTTCACCATCTCGCTGAGAGAGAACTGGTCTTTGCCCTTCCTGGCGCTGCAGGTTGCCACCATCACATGCTACCTGAGGCCTCAGCTGGGCACCTTGCAGCAG AAGGTGATGGTGTGGCTGATGTACGTGTGCAGCTTGTGCTTCTGTGTGACTTGGCAATTCAACCAGTTCATCTTTCTGGTTCAGGCCCTCGTTGTCTACACGCTGGATTGTGTGGACGTGCTCACCACCGCACAG gtgaCCACACTGTATTTGGTCCAAGTGAGCGCTCTGCTGAGCGTGTGGCTCCTGCAGTTCTTCAACGCCATGATCCTGGGCTCCTTGGTGCTCAGCTTCATCGTGGCGGCCCTCATCGTGCGTCATTTTCAc CGTTCTCTGAAGACAGGAAGTGTTCTGGTGCGAGTGTTCAAGCTGTTCATCCACAGCACCGCCGTCCTTCTCCTCACCTTCGCCCTCAACTTCACGGCCAAG AAGGTGCTGCAGCTGCGATCAGACGAACACATCTTTAAATTCATCAAGTCAAAGTTTGCCTGGGGGCCGACGAG GGACTTTGACGCCAACCTGTATCTGTGCGAGGAAGCCTTCGGTGCGCTGCCACTGGACACTCTGGAGCGTCTGTCTGCCACCCTTCTGCTGGGCCCCTACGCCCTCACGCTCGTCCTGATGGGCGGCACCCTGGCGCTGGCGGCTCTGCGGAACCTCAG GCCAAAAGGTGGCGCAGCGGAGAGGAAAGTGGAGGgtccggcggcggcggcggcgtcctTTCGTCCCGACGTGGCCTACAACCTGCTGCACACGCTTTTCTACGGCCTGCTGGCCTTCAGCACGATGAG GATGAAGTACATCTGGACGGGGCACATGTGTGCCGTGGCGGCGTACGGCGTGTGCGGGAGGGACGTGTGGACGATGCTTCTTCACGCTCTCCGATGCAACACTAAATTCATA GTCCGATTGGCGCGATATGCCGCGCCTCTGGCCGTGATGGTCTTCCTCTATTACAAG TTCTGGCCCAAGATGGTGGAGGAGCTGTCTGACTTGAGGGAGTTCTACGATCCAGACACTGTGGAGCTCATGACCTGGattag CACAAAGACCCCTGAGCGCGCCGTCTTGGCGGGAAGCATGCAGCTGCTGGCTGGCATCAAACTGTGCACAGGGAGAGTCATCACCAACCACCCGCACTACGAAGACAAGGACCTGAGGGACAGGACCAAACAG GTGTACCAGGTGTACGCCCACCGCTCCCCGCAGGAGGTCCACTCCATCCTGCAAAGTCTGGGCGCCGACTACGTGGTGCTGGAGAACTCCATCTGCTACGAACGCCGGCACCGCCGAGGATGTCGCCTCCGAGACTTGCTCGACTTGGCCAACGGACAC ATCATGGACGGCGAAGGTGACAACGAGGCTGACCTGGTGGCCGCCGCCCACCCGCGATTTTGCGACGCCGTCAAGACCGACTCGCCGGAGTACAGCGCCTTGTTCAAAAGAACCTTTCAGAACAAAACCTTCCACGTGTACCGAGTCAGGAAGAAAGTGAAGAAGAGCGAAAAAAACCTGTGA
- the dpy19l3 gene encoding probable C-mannosyltransferase DPY19L3 isoform X2, whose translation MAALRQRKGSRGKEPPQSPHADSQPQQRHQANCCSRHHRHHHDDLLQGDWSWGCIVWTSVGWSVSVGLGLLCCMYMATLHENDLWFSNIKEVEREISFRTECGLYYSYYKQLLNAPSIQEGLSELIHDNLTESKRTINLLQRMNIYQEVFLSVLYRLLPIQSYLEPMYFYIYSVFSLQAVYVMALYLTAWLLSGSWVAGALAAVWYILNRVDTTRVEFTISLRENWSLPFLALQVATITCYLRPQLGTLQQKVMVWLMYVCSLCFCVTWQFNQFIFLVQALVVYTLDCVDVLTTAQVTTLYLVQVSALLSVWLLQFFNAMILGSLVLSFIVAALIVRHFHRSLKTGSVLVRVFKLFIHSTAVLLLTFALNFTAKKVLQLRSDEHIFKFIKSKFAWGPTRDFDANLYLCEEAFGALPLDTLERLSATLLLGPYALTLVLMGGTLALAALRNLRPKGGAAERKVEGPAAAAASFRPDVAYNLLHTLFYGLLAFSTMRMKYIWTGHMCAVAAYGVCGRDVWTMLLHALRCNTKFIVRLARYAAPLAVMVFLYYKFWPKMVEELSDLREFYDPDTVELMTWISGCVCLCVWTLTDESPGVLMNKT comes from the exons ATGGCAGCCCTGCGCCAGAGGAAGGGCAGCCGGGGTAAGGAGCCCCCACAGAGCCCCCATGCAGACTCTCAGCCTCAGCAGCGTCACCAGGCCAACTGTTGCTCCCGGCATCATCGTCATCACCATGACGACCTTCTGCAGG GTGATTGGTCGTGGGGGTgtatcgtgtggacatcggtgGGCTGGTCGGTGTCGGTCGGTCTGGGCCTGCTGTGCTGCATGTACATGGCCACGCTGCACGAGAACGACCTGTGGTTCTCCAACATCAAG GAGGTGGAGCGTGAGATCTCCTTCCGGACCGAGTGTGGACTGTACTACTCGTACTACAAGCAATTGTTGAACGCTCCATCCATACAGGAAG GATTGTCTGAGTTGATTCACGATAACTTGACGGAGTCTAAGCGGACCATCAACCTCCTGCAGAGGATGAACATCTACCAGGAGGTCTTCCTCAGTGTTCTTTACAGGCTGCTGCCCATAcag TCCTACCTGGAGCCCATGTACTTCTACATCTACAGCGTGTTCTCGCTGCAGGCGGTGTACGTGATGGCGCTGTACCTGACAGCGTGGCTCCTGTCCGGCTCATGGGTGGCCGGCGCGCTGGCCGCTGTCTGGTACATCCTCAACAG GGTGGACACGACCCGTGTGGAGTTCACCATCTCGCTGAGAGAGAACTGGTCTTTGCCCTTCCTGGCGCTGCAGGTTGCCACCATCACATGCTACCTGAGGCCTCAGCTGGGCACCTTGCAGCAG AAGGTGATGGTGTGGCTGATGTACGTGTGCAGCTTGTGCTTCTGTGTGACTTGGCAATTCAACCAGTTCATCTTTCTGGTTCAGGCCCTCGTTGTCTACACGCTGGATTGTGTGGACGTGCTCACCACCGCACAG gtgaCCACACTGTATTTGGTCCAAGTGAGCGCTCTGCTGAGCGTGTGGCTCCTGCAGTTCTTCAACGCCATGATCCTGGGCTCCTTGGTGCTCAGCTTCATCGTGGCGGCCCTCATCGTGCGTCATTTTCAc CGTTCTCTGAAGACAGGAAGTGTTCTGGTGCGAGTGTTCAAGCTGTTCATCCACAGCACCGCCGTCCTTCTCCTCACCTTCGCCCTCAACTTCACGGCCAAG AAGGTGCTGCAGCTGCGATCAGACGAACACATCTTTAAATTCATCAAGTCAAAGTTTGCCTGGGGGCCGACGAG GGACTTTGACGCCAACCTGTATCTGTGCGAGGAAGCCTTCGGTGCGCTGCCACTGGACACTCTGGAGCGTCTGTCTGCCACCCTTCTGCTGGGCCCCTACGCCCTCACGCTCGTCCTGATGGGCGGCACCCTGGCGCTGGCGGCTCTGCGGAACCTCAG GCCAAAAGGTGGCGCAGCGGAGAGGAAAGTGGAGGgtccggcggcggcggcggcgtcctTTCGTCCCGACGTGGCCTACAACCTGCTGCACACGCTTTTCTACGGCCTGCTGGCCTTCAGCACGATGAG GATGAAGTACATCTGGACGGGGCACATGTGTGCCGTGGCGGCGTACGGCGTGTGCGGGAGGGACGTGTGGACGATGCTTCTTCACGCTCTCCGATGCAACACTAAATTCATA GTCCGATTGGCGCGATATGCCGCGCCTCTGGCCGTGATGGTCTTCCTCTATTACAAG TTCTGGCCCAAGATGGTGGAGGAGCTGTCTGACTTGAGGGAGTTCTACGATCCAGACACTGTGGAGCTCATGACCTGGattag tggatgtgtgtgtttgtgtgtgtggacccTGACTGATGAGAGCCCAGGGGTCTTGATGAATAAGACATAA